Proteins encoded together in one Desulfosporosinus meridiei DSM 13257 window:
- a CDS encoding chemotaxis protein CheV produces the protein MKQDILLESGINELEIVIFKVGSSTLGVNVAKVECILTYQPLTEVPNSNGNISGVINYRGRVIPVLDLIKTLKQDCPKQPQERLLILININNSDFAVEVSSVSGIRRLSWKDIETPSSILLSQNATPITGIVKANDEIILMLDFEKILSDIDPSLALKESRAIKGLEGKKLVVAEDSTFLLKVVNESLLKAGATVEKFSNGKDALDFLEQSSVDEIYCVITDIEMPVMDGLTLTKQIKTNPKLKSIPVVLFSSIASDGLAHKGLSVGADAQITKPEIEKLVELVINLR, from the coding sequence TTGAAGCAGGATATTCTTTTAGAAAGCGGTATTAATGAGTTAGAGATCGTGATTTTTAAAGTTGGAAGCAGTACGTTAGGGGTGAATGTGGCTAAGGTTGAATGTATTCTTACATACCAACCGCTGACTGAGGTGCCAAATTCTAATGGAAATATTAGCGGTGTCATTAACTACAGGGGGCGAGTTATCCCTGTCTTGGACTTAATTAAAACTCTTAAGCAAGACTGTCCCAAGCAACCCCAGGAGAGACTCTTAATCCTGATAAATATTAATAACAGTGATTTTGCCGTAGAAGTAAGTTCTGTCAGTGGAATCAGACGACTTTCCTGGAAGGATATAGAGACCCCCTCCTCAATTCTACTTAGTCAGAATGCAACTCCGATAACCGGAATTGTCAAAGCAAATGATGAGATTATTTTAATGTTGGATTTTGAAAAGATTCTTTCCGATATCGATCCTTCCTTGGCCCTCAAAGAATCAAGGGCCATCAAAGGCCTAGAAGGAAAAAAACTCGTGGTGGCTGAGGATTCCACCTTCTTGTTAAAAGTGGTCAATGAATCCTTGCTCAAAGCCGGGGCAACTGTAGAGAAATTCAGCAATGGCAAGGACGCCCTTGATTTTCTGGAGCAGAGTTCTGTCGATGAAATATATTGTGTAATTACGGATATTGAAATGCCTGTGATGGATGGGCTGACTCTAACCAAGCAGATAAAAACTAATCCTAAATTGAAAAGTATCCCGGTTGTTTTATTCTCCTCAATCGCTAGTGATGGGTTGGCCCATAAGGGTTTGAGTGTTGGTGCAGATGCTCAAATTACTAAGCCGGAAATCGAAAAGCTGGTGGAGCTTGTGATCAATTTAAGATAG
- a CDS encoding nucleotidyltransferase family protein: MVNNLDERIVLRIREIGQLYPIERIVLFGSRARGDHRPTSDIDLAIFPLPGLNSRGHMISDLDELNTLLKIDTLIINRGVEPKIIDNILKEGVTLYERAGDKTP; this comes from the coding sequence GTGGTTAATAATTTAGATGAAAGGATAGTCCTGCGTATTAGGGAAATCGGCCAATTATATCCTATTGAAAGAATTGTTCTTTTTGGTTCGAGAGCCAGAGGGGATCATAGGCCTACAAGCGATATAGATTTGGCTATTTTTCCGTTGCCGGGGCTTAATAGCAGAGGGCATATGATCAGTGACCTTGACGAGCTTAACACGCTGTTAAAAATAGATACCCTAATTATTAATCGAGGCGTTGAACCTAAAATAATAGATAATATTTTGAAAGAAGGTGTAACTCTATATGAGCGAGCCGGCGACAAAACTCCATAA
- a CDS encoding nucleotidyltransferase substrate binding protein yields MSEPATKLHNFTNALNRLKEGIGKYDNSNDLLRDGVIQRFEFTFELAWKTLKAIFENEGLRGLNSPKSVLRETFTAELIKDDELWLAMLNDRNSTAHIYNEQTAIEICANIQQKYLIELDNLLERINIRFANDIR; encoded by the coding sequence ATGAGCGAGCCGGCGACAAAACTCCATAACTTTACTAACGCACTTAATAGGTTGAAAGAGGGAATAGGAAAATACGACAATTCCAATGATCTATTAAGAGATGGAGTCATCCAACGCTTTGAGTTTACCTTTGAGTTGGCCTGGAAGACGCTGAAAGCAATTTTTGAAAATGAAGGATTAAGGGGCTTGAATTCTCCGAAAAGCGTATTGCGAGAAACTTTTACTGCAGAATTGATTAAAGACGATGAGTTGTGGCTGGCAATGCTAAATGACAGGAATTCAACGGCCCATATCTACAATGAACAGACTGCAATTGAGATTTGCGCCAATATACAGCAAAAATATCTAATTGAACTTGACAATTTGCTTGAGAGAATCAATATAAGGTTTGCTAATGATATACGATAA
- a CDS encoding P-II family nitrogen regulator, whose protein sequence is MKKIECIVRPQKLEAIQTSLRRFGIRGMTLTNALGCGLQKGRTEVYRSYTLSNNFFLRTKIEIVVTDDLVNQIVEVISQESYTGEIGDGKVFISNVENTLRILSGDSGKYAI, encoded by the coding sequence ATGAAAAAAATTGAATGTATTGTTCGTCCCCAGAAACTTGAAGCCATCCAGACTTCCCTCCGTCGATTCGGTATTAGAGGGATGACCCTCACCAACGCACTAGGATGTGGTCTACAAAAAGGACGAACCGAGGTTTACCGTAGCTATACTCTATCGAATAACTTTTTTCTGAGAACAAAGATCGAAATCGTGGTTACTGATGATCTGGTCAATCAGATCGTCGAAGTAATCAGCCAAGAGTCCTACACCGGGGAAATCGGTGATGGTAAAGTTTTTATTTCCAATGTTGAGAACACCTTAAGAATCCTGTCCGGAGATTCCGGAAAATACGCAATTTGA
- a CDS encoding LUD domain-containing protein has translation MGDHTHKIVKTKVTEGLRDMESRKGRFRAFDAIRPAMLKMVPNYPELSNRLRRIKEYSIDHLDEVIAKAQQSLEAKGCKVYLAETSEDAQRYIAGLIPKEGLVVKSKSNAGKEINISHYLEDQGVTVVETDLGDRINQLAKSEASHSLAPAIHIPIEKITKLFSEEEGKELECTPEALVVSARKGLRDFLVKADVGISGANAISADTGSVFVTENEGNIRAVSMMPKVHIVIAGVEKIVPTLEDALQVVRAAAVYGVGQDIGTYVSVISGVSESLDPDLEEFSQGQGPREVHIVLLKNGRQDAIKVGFKESLYCINCGSCLNFCPVYQEVGGKYGYKYLGGRGLVFAAFHGDLGKSEENGLSLCIGCQKCHTACPVQMATPEMLWKLRQNAVAKKGVGWKKDLVFSMLTKPKTLPMVSKLATTFGKLALKDSEKGTTSRLTFNSFGLPQERVIPKFSGKSFAEIAEPKSVAKPVKKVGFYPGCVVNYTETDLGEALLHVLGENRVEVKLAKEDVCCGIPSIVSGDLEHAKSMALKNIETYSALEMDALVFVCPSCAVAFKEEYPKLFADASPDLQEKIKKLAEKAKDINEFLSKDIKLKAPKQKVTETVTYHDPCHLARSMGVKKEPREILQKIPGLKYVEMQDADACCGFGGSFSLSFYELSQRINEGKLKNVTDTQATTLATSCPGCMVHFRDGVAQHDMKQKVSHVVQILSRAYGRR, from the coding sequence GTGGGAGATCATACCCATAAAATTGTCAAAACCAAGGTTACCGAAGGACTCCGGGACATGGAGTCCCGCAAAGGAAGATTTCGGGCTTTTGATGCTATTCGTCCGGCTATGTTAAAAATGGTTCCTAATTATCCTGAGCTTTCCAATCGTTTGCGCCGGATTAAGGAATACAGTATCGACCACTTAGATGAAGTCATCGCTAAAGCCCAACAGTCCTTAGAGGCTAAAGGGTGTAAGGTCTATCTGGCGGAAACTTCGGAAGATGCTCAGAGGTATATAGCCGGTCTGATTCCTAAGGAGGGCTTGGTGGTTAAGTCCAAGTCCAATGCCGGAAAGGAAATTAATATTTCTCATTACCTGGAGGACCAGGGAGTGACTGTCGTGGAGACGGATCTGGGAGATCGAATTAATCAACTGGCCAAAAGCGAAGCCAGTCACTCCCTGGCTCCGGCTATTCATATTCCCATTGAAAAAATCACCAAGCTCTTTTCCGAAGAAGAGGGCAAAGAGTTGGAATGTACTCCTGAGGCCCTGGTGGTTTCCGCCCGTAAGGGACTGCGGGATTTTCTGGTCAAAGCGGATGTGGGGATCTCCGGGGCCAACGCGATTTCAGCAGATACGGGGAGTGTCTTCGTCACTGAGAATGAGGGGAATATTCGGGCGGTTTCCATGATGCCTAAAGTGCACATTGTCATTGCCGGGGTGGAGAAAATCGTCCCCACCTTGGAAGATGCCCTGCAAGTTGTCCGGGCCGCCGCTGTGTACGGCGTGGGTCAGGACATTGGCACCTATGTTTCCGTGATCTCGGGAGTCAGTGAATCCTTGGATCCTGATTTGGAGGAGTTTTCCCAGGGGCAGGGTCCCAGAGAAGTCCATATCGTTTTATTGAAAAATGGCCGTCAGGACGCTATTAAGGTAGGGTTTAAAGAATCCCTTTATTGTATTAATTGCGGCAGCTGCTTGAACTTTTGTCCCGTCTATCAGGAAGTGGGCGGCAAGTACGGGTATAAGTATTTGGGCGGACGGGGCCTGGTCTTTGCCGCTTTTCACGGTGACTTAGGCAAATCCGAAGAAAATGGACTATCCCTCTGTATTGGCTGTCAGAAGTGTCATACTGCCTGCCCTGTCCAGATGGCAACCCCGGAAATGCTCTGGAAGCTTCGCCAAAATGCGGTAGCTAAGAAAGGGGTAGGCTGGAAGAAGGATTTGGTCTTCTCCATGTTAACCAAACCGAAGACTTTGCCCATGGTCAGTAAATTGGCCACGACCTTTGGAAAATTGGCGTTGAAAGATTCAGAGAAGGGGACCACATCCCGCTTAACCTTCAATTCCTTCGGGCTGCCTCAAGAGCGGGTGATTCCCAAGTTCTCCGGCAAATCCTTTGCCGAGATTGCTGAGCCGAAATCAGTGGCGAAGCCGGTGAAGAAAGTCGGTTTCTACCCCGGGTGTGTTGTAAACTACACGGAGACTGACCTGGGTGAAGCCCTGCTCCACGTCTTGGGAGAAAACCGGGTTGAGGTGAAGCTGGCTAAAGAGGATGTTTGTTGTGGGATTCCCAGTATTGTCAGTGGAGATTTAGAACATGCCAAGTCCATGGCCCTCAAAAATATTGAGACCTACAGTGCCTTGGAGATGGACGCCTTAGTCTTTGTCTGCCCCAGTTGTGCCGTGGCTTTCAAAGAAGAGTATCCTAAGCTCTTTGCCGATGCTTCCCCTGATCTTCAGGAAAAGATTAAAAAACTCGCTGAGAAGGCTAAAGATATTAACGAATTCCTGAGTAAGGATATCAAGTTGAAGGCTCCTAAACAAAAAGTCACGGAAACTGTGACCTATCATGATCCTTGTCATTTGGCCCGCAGTATGGGTGTAAAAAAAGAACCCAGGGAAATTCTCCAGAAGATTCCCGGGCTGAAATACGTAGAAATGCAGGATGCGGATGCCTGTTGTGGCTTTGGCGGCTCCTTTAGCCTAAGCTTCTATGAACTCTCCCAGCGGATTAATGAAGGGAAACTAAAGAACGTCACAGACACTCAGGCCACTACCCTGGCGACGAGTTGTCCGGGCTGTATGGTTCATTTCCGAGATGGGGTCGCTCAGCACGACATGAAGCAAAAGGTTTCTCATGTGGTTCAAATTCTAAGCCGAGCCTATGGGAGGAGATGA
- a CDS encoding cell wall-binding repeat-containing protein encodes MIRTQRKFCFLNPTKKNFILSLFLMSLFLFTCPLIASASAYTVRIAGYDKYQTAAAISQQGWPNGADAAILAYGEDYPDALSAGPLAHKYNAPILLTDSYTLNSDTAAELKRLKVKKVYIIGGQAVISNEVQKQLTAMKIPTERLAGQDRYETSLLVAQAVGLSKGAFVTTGMNYPDALSIGPIAAANEMPILLVPPTELTPTQKDFLAKTKISSAVIVAGYYDLSDNVLNQFPEYELISGYDAYDRNIKLIKRFSGDLNLDTVYVSTGGSFSDGLAASALAQKEKNPIILLQGNTIPYTTLPFIQSKLISKFFILGGTGVISSSTESTLAELPAEIESVADVTDSIIEQQKYEPPKTVTATKSDGSTEEVPVTWTLSSVQTLKSGTYRFEGRVKNYSDSVFLKLTIYPKASKAENITAEIILGESYDFPETVEVAMSDGSSETYPVTWNTKIVPLNKAGSYSFQGTIEGLTQKITLTLKVSEDAKITFTDSELHSAVRRKLHKSSSESIYKSDVLDITSLNFRNDDITDLTGLEYFVNLKTLDVGNNQLTKIAALGKLKNLRTLKLNDNGLKDVSALKTLTSLTYLDISDNYITNFTPLKGLTQLTTLYLDDNEPFDDVDGYTPDYSPIRAYYDNLDKKDFSL; translated from the coding sequence ATGATAAGAACACAACGAAAGTTTTGCTTTCTGAATCCTACAAAGAAAAACTTCATACTATCCCTTTTCCTTATGAGCCTATTTCTGTTCACCTGCCCGCTAATAGCCAGCGCATCCGCGTACACTGTACGAATCGCCGGCTATGATAAATATCAGACTGCCGCTGCCATCAGTCAACAAGGTTGGCCCAATGGGGCTGATGCTGCCATTCTGGCCTACGGAGAGGACTACCCGGATGCCTTAAGTGCCGGACCATTAGCACACAAGTACAACGCGCCCATACTATTAACCGATTCTTATACCCTAAACAGTGACACTGCGGCCGAGTTAAAACGTCTGAAAGTAAAGAAAGTCTATATAATCGGAGGCCAAGCAGTTATCTCCAACGAAGTCCAAAAACAGCTTACTGCCATGAAAATTCCTACTGAACGTCTTGCCGGTCAGGATCGTTACGAAACTTCTCTGCTCGTTGCTCAGGCAGTTGGCTTAAGCAAAGGAGCCTTTGTAACAACCGGTATGAATTATCCCGATGCTTTGTCTATCGGCCCCATTGCCGCAGCCAATGAAATGCCCATCCTTCTGGTACCGCCAACTGAACTTACCCCCACTCAAAAGGACTTTTTAGCGAAAACCAAAATTTCTTCCGCTGTAATTGTCGCCGGCTATTATGACCTTAGTGACAATGTACTTAACCAGTTTCCTGAATACGAATTAATTTCCGGTTATGACGCCTATGATCGAAATATTAAGCTGATCAAACGATTTTCCGGCGATCTGAATTTAGATACAGTCTATGTTTCAACAGGCGGAAGCTTTTCTGATGGCCTAGCCGCCTCAGCCTTAGCTCAAAAAGAAAAGAACCCTATTATTCTGCTGCAGGGGAACACAATTCCCTACACCACCCTTCCCTTTATCCAGTCCAAGCTAATCTCCAAATTTTTCATCTTAGGCGGCACAGGTGTTATCAGCAGTTCTACAGAGTCTACCCTGGCTGAACTTCCTGCTGAAATTGAGTCAGTAGCTGACGTTACCGACAGTATTATCGAGCAGCAAAAATACGAACCCCCGAAGACCGTTACGGCGACTAAGTCGGACGGATCCACGGAAGAAGTCCCTGTGACCTGGACCCTTTCCTCTGTTCAAACCTTAAAGTCAGGCACTTACCGATTCGAAGGCCGGGTAAAAAACTACAGTGACAGCGTCTTTTTAAAATTAACAATTTATCCAAAGGCCTCCAAGGCCGAAAACATTACTGCGGAAATAATCTTGGGCGAATCCTATGATTTCCCGGAAACTGTCGAAGTAGCCATGAGCGACGGCAGCTCAGAAACCTATCCGGTGACTTGGAACACTAAGATTGTTCCCTTGAACAAAGCAGGCAGCTACTCCTTTCAAGGAACCATTGAGGGCCTAACTCAGAAAATAACCCTTACTCTTAAGGTCTCTGAAGATGCCAAAATTACTTTTACCGACTCGGAATTGCATTCAGCCGTAAGACGTAAGTTACACAAGAGCAGCTCTGAATCAATCTATAAAAGTGATGTTTTGGATATCACATCCTTAAACTTCCGCAATGATGACATTACGGATCTAACCGGGTTAGAGTATTTTGTTAACTTAAAAACCCTGGATGTGGGCAATAATCAACTGACTAAAATTGCTGCTCTTGGGAAGCTGAAAAACCTTAGAACTTTGAAGCTTAATGATAACGGCCTTAAGGATGTCAGCGCTCTAAAAACCTTAACCTCCCTGACCTATCTGGATATATCTGATAACTATATTACAAACTTCACACCCCTGAAAGGTCTGACCCAATTGACTACTCTTTACTTAGATGATAATGAACCCTTCGATGATGTAGATGGATATACCCCTGATTACAGCCCAATCCGAGCTTATTATGATAATCTGGACAAGAAGGATTTTAGTCTCTAG
- a CDS encoding FadR/GntR family transcriptional regulator, whose translation MQFEKIIKPQRTYQEVLKQINNLIIDGRLQPGDRLMGEREMAVELGVSRTTLREALRTMEFLGWVEIKPGEGTFIRNPQLSEVISPLALALSAEQTQIDELWETRITLEVECAGLAAARASEADLGRIASILHEMQSSWRDLDAYVKADMRFHYLVTQASQNSMMNRLLQTFVVHILELIKKAGPLRFSHDIGGVNTIQEHISIYEAIARHDEDQARSLMRKHLEDSRSER comes from the coding sequence ATGCAGTTTGAGAAGATTATCAAACCTCAGCGCACCTATCAAGAGGTTTTAAAGCAAATCAATAACTTAATTATCGATGGCAGGCTGCAGCCCGGGGATCGGCTGATGGGCGAGAGGGAAATGGCTGTTGAGCTGGGGGTTAGCCGGACGACCTTGCGGGAAGCCTTAAGAACCATGGAGTTCTTAGGCTGGGTTGAGATTAAGCCGGGGGAAGGCACCTTCATCCGTAATCCTCAGTTAAGTGAGGTTATTAGTCCTTTGGCCTTAGCCCTCTCCGCTGAGCAGACCCAAATTGATGAACTTTGGGAAACCCGAATTACCCTGGAGGTGGAATGTGCGGGCTTAGCGGCTGCCCGAGCCTCTGAAGCTGACCTAGGGAGGATCGCCAGTATTTTGCATGAAATGCAGTCTTCCTGGAGAGATCTGGATGCCTACGTTAAAGCAGATATGCGCTTTCACTATCTCGTTACTCAAGCTTCTCAGAACTCCATGATGAATCGTTTATTGCAGACCTTTGTCGTTCATATCTTAGAACTTATTAAAAAGGCCGGCCCCCTGCGTTTTAGTCACGATATTGGGGGAGTCAATACGATTCAAGAGCATATCTCTATTTATGAAGCCATTGCCAGGCATGACGAGGATCAAGCCAGGAGTCTAATGAGAAAACACCTGGAAGACTCAAGAAGCGAGCGCTAG
- a CDS encoding DUF5658 family protein — MLILNIIDVELTLWGIKLHLITEGNPLMQLLIEMNPNYLRSFKLLLPIILGAACWWTKEKSRRLIIYGMGLSITVYSFIMLLHAHWIYKLIIQ, encoded by the coding sequence TTGCTGATTTTAAATATCATTGATGTTGAACTAACTCTATGGGGTATTAAGCTTCACTTAATCACCGAAGGTAACCCCCTTATGCAGCTGCTTATTGAGATGAACCCCAACTACCTTCGAAGCTTTAAACTGTTATTGCCCATTATCTTAGGGGCTGCTTGTTGGTGGACAAAGGAGAAGTCCCGCCGGTTGATCATCTATGGAATGGGCCTAAGCATAACAGTCTATTCCTTCATAATGCTGCTTCATGCTCATTGGATCTACAAATTAATCATTCAATAG
- a CDS encoding LUD domain-containing protein: protein MSTKAQTILTKIRSRRDILLREYPKLAGQVQDIKSGVANNLKEHVNLAISSLKGKGCHVMIAKNAAEAQEHILKILAGNQNVAMSKNPVFSEIGLRDYLKSKSVEVLETDLGERAAGTQTDPHPWIASINTPITDKEWVARTKEEIKEKAAHLQFGITGAEAIVEQNGTIALLESEGNVRFTSNLPYNHIVVAGMDKIVPSLEDALAVCRGISVYGMGKDILKYISFISGPSRTADIEFRMVQGMHGPKEVYVILLDNGRLEASKSKQLDALKCLHCGGCLVDCPQYLVDGLEKGYYYTGKRAKVLAAFMKGAKPLDPSSSLSGSTETKTEDCGDCSLCNNNCPAGIKV from the coding sequence ATGAGTACTAAAGCCCAAACAATCTTAACGAAGATTCGTTCCCGTCGAGACATCCTGCTCCGGGAATATCCCAAATTGGCAGGCCAGGTGCAGGACATCAAAAGTGGGGTAGCGAATAACCTTAAGGAACATGTGAATTTGGCAATCTCTTCACTCAAAGGTAAGGGTTGCCATGTGATGATTGCTAAGAACGCGGCAGAAGCTCAGGAGCACATTCTAAAGATCCTGGCCGGGAATCAGAATGTGGCCATGAGTAAAAACCCTGTTTTCAGTGAAATTGGTTTAAGAGATTATTTAAAGTCGAAGAGTGTTGAGGTCTTGGAGACTGATCTGGGGGAGAGAGCTGCCGGAACCCAGACCGACCCTCACCCTTGGATTGCCAGTATCAATACGCCCATCACCGACAAAGAATGGGTAGCTCGGACTAAAGAGGAGATTAAGGAGAAGGCTGCCCATCTCCAGTTTGGAATTACCGGTGCCGAAGCTATTGTGGAACAAAACGGCACCATAGCCCTCTTAGAAAGTGAAGGAAATGTGCGCTTCACCTCGAATCTACCCTATAATCATATTGTGGTAGCGGGAATGGATAAGATTGTCCCTTCCCTGGAAGATGCTTTGGCAGTTTGTCGGGGAATCAGTGTCTATGGGATGGGAAAAGATATTTTAAAATATATTTCCTTTATCAGCGGTCCCAGCAGAACGGCGGATATTGAGTTTCGAATGGTTCAAGGGATGCACGGGCCTAAAGAAGTCTATGTAATTCTACTGGATAATGGACGACTTGAAGCGTCGAAAAGTAAGCAGTTGGATGCCCTTAAATGCTTGCACTGCGGAGGATGCCTCGTAGATTGTCCCCAATATCTCGTTGACGGATTAGAGAAGGGTTATTATTATACAGGGAAAAGGGCAAAGGTTCTGGCGGCGTTTATGAAGGGCGCCAAACCCTTGGATCCTAGTTCAAGCCTAAGCGGCAGTACTGAAACTAAAACTGAGGATTGTGGAGATTGCTCGTTGTGCAATAATAACTGTCCTGCGGGTATTAAGGTTTAA
- a CDS encoding ammonium transporter gives MKTRFRKNGIFLGIFTALLLAIPGIALGAEPSVESNAVAIDTIWTLIAGFLVFFMQAGFAMVEAGFTRAKNAGNIIMKNLMDFSIGSLIYWLFGFAIMFGVDQAGLFGTTGFGMSDSFEHLGLSIPLPAFLLFQTVFAATAATIVSGAMAERTKFMSYIVYSFVISAVIYPVVGHWIWGGGWLMERGMIDFAGSTVVHSVGGWAALIGALLIGPRVGKYSKDGKSHAIPGHNITLGALGVFILWFGWFGFNPGSTLSGTNPDIGKIALNTNLAAAAGATMTMFFTWIKYKKPDVSLTLNGALAGLVAITAGCLAVDPIGAAIIGAFAGILIVLSVEFIDQFLKIDDPVGAISVHGVCGSFGTVLVGLFAVDGGLIYGGGTALLITQIIGVASVFAWTAVTSLILFGIIKATLGLRVSEEEEIRGLDIGEHGMEAYSGFEMKAPSVNI, from the coding sequence GACTTTAATTGCCGGATTTCTCGTCTTCTTTATGCAAGCAGGATTTGCTATGGTTGAAGCAGGCTTTACTCGGGCTAAAAACGCCGGAAATATCATTATGAAGAACCTCATGGACTTTTCCATCGGCTCATTAATTTACTGGCTCTTCGGATTTGCCATTATGTTTGGCGTTGACCAAGCAGGGCTTTTCGGCACAACGGGTTTTGGTATGTCGGACAGCTTTGAACACTTGGGATTATCCATTCCTCTTCCCGCCTTCCTTCTCTTCCAAACTGTTTTTGCTGCAACTGCAGCTACCATCGTTTCCGGAGCCATGGCTGAACGCACTAAATTTATGTCCTATATAGTTTATAGTTTTGTCATCAGTGCCGTGATATACCCTGTGGTCGGCCACTGGATCTGGGGCGGCGGCTGGTTAATGGAACGGGGAATGATCGACTTCGCAGGTTCCACAGTGGTGCACTCCGTCGGCGGATGGGCAGCCTTAATTGGTGCACTTCTCATCGGACCACGGGTAGGCAAATACAGTAAAGACGGTAAATCCCACGCTATTCCCGGACACAACATTACCTTGGGAGCTCTTGGTGTATTTATCCTCTGGTTTGGCTGGTTTGGCTTTAACCCCGGAAGCACTCTCTCCGGAACCAACCCGGACATTGGAAAAATCGCCTTAAACACCAACCTGGCTGCAGCAGCAGGAGCTACAATGACTATGTTCTTCACTTGGATCAAATATAAAAAGCCGGATGTCTCCTTAACTTTAAATGGCGCACTTGCGGGCCTGGTAGCTATTACAGCAGGATGTCTGGCTGTAGACCCGATTGGGGCAGCAATCATTGGAGCTTTCGCCGGAATTCTGATCGTTCTCTCCGTTGAGTTTATTGATCAGTTCCTGAAGATTGATGATCCCGTCGGAGCAATCTCCGTACATGGTGTTTGTGGCAGTTTCGGCACAGTATTGGTAGGTCTCTTTGCCGTAGATGGAGGACTCATATACGGAGGAGGGACGGCTTTACTAATCACCCAAATCATCGGTGTAGCCTCAGTTTTCGCTTGGACCGCCGTTACTTCTCTCATTCTCTTCGGCATCATCAAAGCTACCCTGGGCTTACGGGTTTCTGAAGAAGAAGAAATCCGAGGCCTGGATATCGGGGAACATGGCATGGAGGCTTACTCAGGTTTTGAAATGAAAGCACCCTCTGTAAATATCTAA